TCCCCGGCTCCTTCTACCCGCGCGGCATGCGGCCCGGGAGCGTCACCGTCGAGGCCCGCATGGACGAGGCCGTGGTGGAGGAGCTGCGGCGACGCGGACATGACGTGACCGTCGGCGACGCGTGGTCCGAGGGGCGGCTGTGCGCGGTCGCCCGGGACCCGGAGGCCGGGATCCTGTCGGCGGCGGCGAATCCGCGAGGCATGCAGGGGTATGCCGTGGGGCGCTGACCCTCCGCCGCGGGACGGCTGCTCCCGGTGATCTCCGGCTCCGGGTGTTCATGGTGATTCCACCCGGTGTGCACCGGGCGGGTGGGGATTGTCAGTGACGCGTGCTCTCATGGAGGCATGATCGAAGACACCGAAACCATCGACGAGTTTCTCGTACAGCACACCACCGACGTCGAAGAGGCCATCCGCCAGGCGGCGGCCACCGAGATCATGCCCCGCTTCCGGCAGCTCGCGGCGCACGAGGTCGACCAGAAGAGCGGCCCGCACGACCTGGTCACGGACGCGGACCGCAACGCCGAGCGGTATCTGACGAAGGTGCTCGGCTCCCTCCTCCCCGGCTCCGTGGTCGTCGGCGAGGAAGCGGTGCACGCCGACCCGGAGACGTACGAGGCGATACAGGGCGACGCCCCGGTCTGGATCGTCGACCCGGTCGACGGGACACGGCAGTTCGTGCGCGGCGAGACCGGCTTCTGCACCCTGGTCGCGCTCGCCCGGCACGGGGAGCTGCTGGCCTCCTGGACCTACGCGGCCGCCCGCGACCAGATGGCCACGGCCGTCAGGGGCGGCGGTGCCTTCCTCGACGGCGTCAAGCTGCGCTCCGGTGCCCCGGAACCCGCCCGGGACCTGGAAGTGGCCACCTCCCACCCGGACTACACGACGGACGCCCAGAAGCGCGC
The nucleotide sequence above comes from Streptomyces sp. N50. Encoded proteins:
- a CDS encoding inositol monophosphatase family protein: MIEDTETIDEFLVQHTTDVEEAIRQAAATEIMPRFRQLAAHEVDQKSGPHDLVTDADRNAERYLTKVLGSLLPGSVVVGEEAVHADPETYEAIQGDAPVWIVDPVDGTRQFVRGETGFCTLVALARHGELLASWTYAAARDQMATAVRGGGAFLDGVKLRSGAPEPARDLEVATSHPDYTTDAQKRALLGLWADGVHTRPCGSAGLEYLALARGELDAVAFSWEAAWDHAAGLLLVEEAGGAHLTLTGEPFRITGGNALPFTAARDAATARRVMELLRAS